The Gouania willdenowi chromosome 20, fGouWil2.1, whole genome shotgun sequence genome window below encodes:
- the fastkd3 gene encoding FAST kinase domain-containing protein 3, mitochondrial, which produces MALKLIHRLPVLQHFRIQSLSTGWFSPTKLLNNAGSSMCVACICTSARRCLHKQGCLRQQPSSGTTRSLSTIVREPVFMANSSVSLHMDSVPRFTLTQLHQPTAVEEQGFLKHLETCSSSRKVFRLLSSVEMLSDIMAAATLHRIADLESKGNALKDPTVLEKDTIRALCFQLEQNSTRLTNAGLVSSLLACTRLFLDPWSTLMVQLLTESQTRLDCEKMTVEQLCVLGQAMLAIEGPGSKILKKVLEQIQQQEPSLWSLGELVSVYGLLQGIVGEEGKYRDLLNAMHTHALSVTSCMDPAAVTGLLRALVTLNQTQAIPLMIGLCKQAVRHVPYFTDEELTHVLRALMHFGHSDHYFVQALEQHSPSVAFTSHPETISTVMQFFSRRNILSTTVFDAMAESFVYRADDYTTSQVATQITAFAKLGYLPPNAGQVFRKVETILRTRFSHFQPQTLLNLLHACILVGRFPVNFVPKVFSNLFLQQLQEPETAINRGVLAQLTQLCMTLKLECPFYEGPRLPSKYRVKSFLLSSSSLESPVDPHLYNMVKNILVNLLGDRMYFGSKVLTPYCYTLDVEIKLDEKGYVLPASHTNDVYKRIAVCIDGQKRFTTNTRQLLGKEAIKHRHLRLLGYEVVQIPFYEFEAIQTQTSAVEYLHQKVFPHIYRLSW; this is translated from the exons ATGGCTCTGAAGCTGATCCACAGACTTCCTGTCCTCCAGCACTTCAGGATCCAGAGTCTCAGTACTGGATGGTTCAGTCCCACTAAGCTCCTTAACAATGCTGGTTCGTCCATGTGTGTAGCCTGCATATGCACATCAGCCAGGCGGTGCCTGCACAAACAGGGCTGCCTGAGGCAGCAGCCTAGCTCTGGGACTACCAGGAGTCTGAGCACCATCGTCAGAGAGCCGGTGTTCATGGCTAACAGTTCTGTGAGCCTGCACATGGATTCTGTCCCTCGGTTCACACTGACACAACTACACCAACCCACAGCTGTAGAGGAGCAAGGCTTCCTGAAACATCTGGAGACGTGCTCATCCTCCCGTAAGGTCTTCAGACTCCTGTCCTCTGTGGAGATGTTGTCTGACATCATGGCTGCTGCAACACTGCACCGTATAGCGGACCTGGAGAGCAAAGGAAATGCCCTGAAAGACCCCACAGTGTTAGAGAAGGATACCATCAGAGCCCTCTGCTTCCAGCTGGAGCAGAACTCCACACGGTTGACGAATGCTGGTTTGGTGTCCTCTCTGCTGGCCTGCACGcgtctgttcttggacccctggAGCACGCTGATGGTCCAGCTTCTGACTGAGAGCCAGACCAGGCTTGATTGTGAAAAGATGACCGTTGAACAGCTGTGTGTCCTTGGCCAGGCCATGCTGGCCATTGAGGGGCCTGGTAGTAAGATACTGAAGAAGGTATTGGAGCAGATTCAGCAGCAAGAGCCTTCTCTTTGGAGCCTCGGGGAACTTGTTTCAGTTTATGGGCTCTTACAGGGAATTGTGGGTGAGGAGGGAAAATACAGAGATCTGCTGAATGCCATGCACACCCACGCTTTGAGTGTCACCTCATGCATGGATCCTGCTGCTGTCACTGGGTTACTCAGGGCACTCGTAACCTTGAATCAAACACAAGCCATTCCTCTTATGATTGGTTTATGTAAGCAGGCTGTGCGACACGTGCCTTACTTCACTGATGAGGAGCTCACCCACGTACTCAGGGCATTGATGCACTTTGGTCACAGTGATCACTACTTTGTGCAAGCTCTGGAGCAACATAGTCCCTCAGTAGCATTTACATCCCACCCAGAAACTATTTCCACGGTTATGCAGTTTTTCAGCCGCAGGAACATCCTGTCAACGACCGTCTTTGACGCCATGGCTGAGAGTTTTGTGTACAGGGCAGACGATTACACCACCAGCCAGGTAGCCACACAGATCACGGCTTTCGCAAAGCTGGGCTACCTCCCACCCAACGCAGGTCAGGTGTTCAGAAAGGTGGAAACCATCCTGCGGACGCGCTTTTCACACTTCCAGCCACAAACGCTGCTCAACCTGCTCCACGCCTGCATCCTGGTGGGGAGATTTCCTGTCAACTTTGTTCCCAAAGTTTTCAGCAATTTATTCCTGCAGCAGTTGCAAG AACCCGAGACTGCGATCAACCGTGGCGTTCTGGCACAGCTGACTCAGCTCTGTATGACCCTGAAGTTAGAATGTCCTTTTTATGAG GGTCCCAGACTACCTTCTAAATACCGCGTGAAGTCCTTCCTCCTCAGTAGCAGCTCTCTGGAGTCCCCGGTGGATCCACATCTGTACAACATGGTAAAAAATATACTGGTGAATCTGCTTGGGGATCGCATGTACTTTGGATCCAAAGTCCTGACCCCGTACTGCTACACACTTG ATGTGGAGATAAAACTGGATGAAAAAGGATACGTGCTTCCTGCTAGTCACACTAATGATGTGTACAAAAG GATTGCTGTTTGCATAGATGGACAGAAGAGGTTCACTACCAACACAAGGCAGCTACTGGGGAAAGAAGCCATCAAGCACAGACACCTGCGGCTCCTGGGATACGAAGTGGTTCAG ATTCCTTTCTATGAATTTGAAGCAATACAAACCCAAACCAGTGCAGTGGAGTATCTGCATCAAAAAGTCTTCCCTCACATTTACAGGCTGAGCTGGTGA
- the myl12.1 gene encoding myosin, light chain 12, 1: protein MSSKKAKGKTTKKRPQRATSNVFAMFDQSQIQEFKEAFNMIDQNRDGFVDKEDLHDMLASLGKNPTDEYLEAMMNEAPGPINFTMFLTMFGEKLNGTDPEDVIRNAFACFDEEGTGFIQEDYLRELLTTMGDRFTDEEVDELFREAPIDKKSNFNYVEFTRILKHGAKDKDD, encoded by the exons ATGTCGAGCAAAAAGGCAAAGGGAAAGACCACAAAGAAGCGCCCTCAGCGCGCCACCTCCAATGTCTTCGCCATGTTCGACCAGTCCCAGATTCAGGAGTTCAAGGAGGCCTTCAACATGATAGACCAGAACCGAGACGGGTTTGTGGACAAAGAGGACCTGCACGACATGCTTGCATCACTGG GAAAAAATCCAACTGACGAGTACCTGGAGGCCATGATGAATGAAGCTCCAGGCCCCATAAACTTCACCATGTTCCTCACCATGTTTGGAGAGAAGCTCAATGGCACAGACCCAGAGGATGTGATTAGAAATGCCTTTGCCTGCTTTGACGAGGAGGGAACAG GTTTCATCCAGGAAGATTACCTCAGAGAGCTGCTCACAACAATGGGCGACAGGTTTACAGATGAGGAGGTGGACGAGCTGTTCAGGGAGGCCCCCATTGACAAGAAGAGTAACTTCAACTACGTGGAGTTCACACGCATCCTAAAGCACGGTGCCAAGGACAAGGAcgattaa